A genome region from Clostridium sp. JN-9 includes the following:
- a CDS encoding ABC transporter ATP-binding protein produces the protein MKISDKLLQVQEVHKTYGKKQNETAALKGITFDVLPGEFLGIMGASGSGKTTLLNCIATMLKPTSGQILLDGQNISSFKGSQLAKYRGSKIGYLFQEFELLDNLTARENIVLPLAIHGENPKKQELQLKQLAKQFDIEDVLNKFPSQISGGQKQRVAAARALISNPSIVLADEPTGALDTKNAKSLMQKLSSVNQTDGAAILMVTHDANAASFCSRILFIQDGVIFHELRKKVPGETQSSFYERILTVMAQLGGGSSNVL, from the coding sequence ATGAAAATTTCAGATAAGCTGCTTCAGGTTCAGGAAGTGCATAAGACATATGGTAAGAAACAAAATGAAACTGCTGCGTTAAAGGGAATTACCTTTGATGTTCTTCCAGGAGAATTTCTTGGAATCATGGGTGCAAGTGGATCAGGCAAGACCACATTGCTTAATTGCATTGCAACCATGCTTAAGCCAACATCAGGGCAAATTTTGTTAGATGGTCAGAATATTTCTTCATTTAAAGGATCACAATTAGCAAAATATAGAGGAAGTAAAATTGGATATTTATTTCAGGAGTTTGAATTGTTAGATAATTTAACTGCTAGAGAAAATATTGTTTTACCATTGGCTATACATGGAGAGAATCCTAAAAAACAGGAGTTACAGCTTAAGCAACTTGCAAAGCAATTTGATATTGAAGATGTATTAAATAAATTTCCTTCCCAAATATCAGGAGGCCAGAAGCAGAGAGTGGCAGCTGCAAGAGCGCTGATTTCAAATCCAAGCATTGTACTGGCAGATGAGCCAACTGGTGCTTTGGATACCAAAAATGCAAAAAGCCTGATGCAAAAGCTATCTTCCGTCAATCAAACAGATGGAGCTGCCATTTTGATGGTTACTCATGATGCTAATGCAGCAAGCTTTTGCTCAAGAATTTTATTTATCCAGGATGGTGTGATATTTCATGAACTTCGAAAGAAAGTACCTGGAGAAACTCAGAGTTCCTTCTATGAACGTATCTTAACTGTTATGGCACAGCTTGGAGGAGGCAGCAGCAATGTTCTTTGA
- a CDS encoding ABC transporter permease has protein sequence MEEAAAMFFDFIRRNSRKTRKENGVYFASLIISIVAFYVILSLGEQDVMLYLKTIESDAVAKLLLMIPMLYAVSLFFVFFLVYFANKYQLQLRSHEFGLYLMMGMKRSRLFSMIMGETLWNGLVALIIGVPVSLFLTELISLATSRLIGMGIIGHRFRVSWIGLGLTVVGFIIVQLAAVFILSLKMSRKEPVDLLNEQKEETERVISPAWEMTGLLTGAIFLCAAYVLAILYLRSLDYRIFALILIIGISGTFILFRGLGSLIGAWIKRKGSSSTGLFVFTGRQLQENVLNQWGSLAISSLLILMAMVCFAYGISTALNNSAASDRTVDFTFKGSEKEVVSVLTSDKLKPYVKDYYTMKLGSFRSSHADAAENTASRTFSWSGLEESISREKNSDEKYNLLRDLSYHDKPYLISLSSFNALLKSINKAPIILKNDEAAMYSGETFSYSHDILRRALQSNPTVIMGEKQYKLASTLYTSNVVADRAITLSYALIVTDDVFNAFTGGSQDSYLWNMVLTYDFVKEKGLMQAMHQVDGLLSTSGLDYESYLSSMGRQLFYTVAGSYTTFYLGIMFLIIANTVLGLKFLMQQKSTMHRYSTAAMLGASIESLCSSARTQIWLYFGLAVFAALISSIFGIWSMLDAFPNSISINKRTGTVLISIIVFIVFELCYIWMIQRKSDEEINKLKEIE, from the coding sequence TTGGAGGAGGCAGCAGCAATGTTCTTTGATTTTATCAGGCGAAATAGCCGTAAGACCCGAAAAGAGAATGGAGTTTATTTTGCTTCACTTATTATTTCAATTGTAGCCTTTTATGTCATTCTTTCACTTGGTGAACAAGATGTTATGTTATATCTGAAGACCATTGAAAGTGATGCAGTAGCTAAGCTTTTGCTAATGATTCCCATGCTGTATGCGGTTTCATTATTCTTTGTTTTTTTCTTAGTTTATTTTGCAAATAAGTACCAATTACAACTTCGCAGTCACGAATTTGGATTGTATTTAATGATGGGTATGAAGCGAAGCAGGCTGTTTTCAATGATTATGGGTGAAACACTGTGGAATGGCTTAGTTGCTTTGATTATTGGAGTTCCAGTTTCCCTATTTTTAACTGAGTTAATAAGTCTGGCAACTTCCAGGCTTATTGGAATGGGTATTATCGGCCATCGATTTCGTGTCTCGTGGATTGGACTTGGTTTAACGGTAGTTGGTTTTATTATAGTTCAACTGGCAGCTGTGTTTATTCTTAGCTTGAAAATGAGCAGGAAGGAACCTGTGGATTTGCTGAATGAGCAGAAAGAAGAAACGGAACGGGTTATTTCACCTGCATGGGAAATGACTGGTTTACTGACTGGAGCAATTTTTCTATGTGCAGCCTATGTATTGGCAATATTATATTTGCGTAGCCTTGACTATAGGATATTTGCATTAATACTCATTATAGGGATCAGTGGAACTTTCATACTGTTTCGTGGGTTGGGAAGTCTAATTGGAGCATGGATAAAACGTAAAGGTAGTTCTTCTACAGGTTTATTTGTATTTACAGGAAGACAGCTTCAAGAAAATGTTCTAAACCAATGGGGCTCACTTGCTATATCATCACTGTTAATTCTTATGGCAATGGTTTGTTTTGCTTATGGTATTTCTACTGCACTAAATAACAGTGCGGCATCTGATAGAACTGTAGATTTCACTTTTAAAGGATCAGAAAAAGAAGTTGTTTCTGTACTGACCTCTGATAAATTAAAGCCTTATGTAAAAGATTATTATACTATGAAACTAGGAAGTTTTCGGTCGTCCCATGCAGATGCGGCTGAAAATACGGCTTCACGTACTTTTTCCTGGTCAGGATTAGAAGAATCCATCTCCAGAGAAAAAAATTCAGATGAAAAATATAATCTATTAAGGGATTTGTCTTATCATGATAAGCCTTATTTAATTTCTCTTTCTAGTTTTAATGCGCTGCTTAAATCTATTAATAAAGCTCCTATTATATTGAAAAATGATGAAGCTGCAATGTATTCCGGTGAGACATTTTCATACTCTCATGATATACTGAGGAGAGCGCTGCAGTCTAATCCTACAGTTATTATGGGTGAAAAACAATATAAATTGGCATCGACACTATATACAAGTAATGTTGTTGCAGATAGAGCCATTACTCTTTCATATGCATTGATAGTTACCGATGATGTCTTTAATGCCTTCACAGGAGGTTCCCAGGATTCATACCTTTGGAATATGGTTCTAACTTATGATTTTGTCAAGGAAAAAGGTCTAATGCAGGCCATGCATCAAGTAGATGGGCTGCTGAGTACATCTGGCTTAGATTATGAAAGTTATCTTTCAAGTATGGGAAGGCAGTTGTTTTATACAGTGGCAGGAAGTTATACTACATTCTATTTAGGTATAATGTTCTTAATCATTGCAAACACGGTGCTTGGCTTAAAGTTTCTTATGCAGCAAAAAAGTACGATGCATAGATATTCCACAGCGGCTATGCTGGGAGCAAGTATTGAATCTTTATGTTCATCAGCAAGGACACAGATTTGGTTATATTTTGGTTTAGCTGTCTTTGCAGCACTGATCAGTTCTATTTTTGGTATTTGGTCCATGCTGGATGCTTTTCCAAATTCAATAAGCATAAATAAGAGGACTGGTACAGTATTGATTTCTATTATTGTATTTATAGTTTTTGAACTTTGTTATATTTGGATGATTCAGCGAAAGAGTGATGAAGAAATTAACAAATTAAAAGAGATAGAATAG
- a CDS encoding response regulator transcription factor, whose translation MEKIVIVEDDVFLREELQNILEKEGYSVECISSFNTPVEDIVSASPSLILLDLNLPKLSGFDICHVLKARGIGPILVLTSRNQLRDELHALDLGADDYLTKPCHPKRLTARIQKLLHIYSNMYVLLDAGDFQIDEKANILYVGKNSILLSENEGIIMKALVKAAPAAVKKEELFNLLWGSSNYVDENILQVNMTRLRKTLDEVGLFNRIKTIRGIGYQLIGGIANETK comes from the coding sequence GTGGAAAAGATAGTTATTGTTGAGGACGATGTTTTTCTACGTGAAGAGCTGCAAAATATATTAGAGAAAGAGGGATACTCTGTAGAGTGTATCTCTTCTTTCAATACCCCCGTGGAAGATATTGTTTCAGCTTCTCCTTCCTTAATTTTATTGGATTTAAATTTACCAAAGCTATCTGGATTTGATATTTGCCATGTACTAAAGGCCAGGGGAATAGGCCCCATTTTAGTACTAACTTCACGTAATCAGCTTCGTGACGAGCTGCATGCACTGGATTTAGGTGCAGATGATTATTTAACCAAGCCCTGCCATCCTAAACGGCTAACCGCTAGAATTCAAAAACTGCTTCACATATATTCAAATATGTATGTTCTATTAGATGCTGGTGATTTTCAGATAGATGAGAAGGCAAATATATTGTATGTTGGTAAAAATTCTATTTTATTATCAGAGAATGAAGGAATTATTATGAAGGCATTGGTGAAGGCTGCTCCCGCAGCAGTAAAAAAGGAAGAGCTTTTTAATCTGCTGTGGGGAAGCAGCAACTATGTAGATGAGAACATACTACAAGTAAATATGACTAGATTGCGTAAAACTCTTGATGAAGTTGGATTATTTAATCGAATCAAGACTATCAGAGGAATTGGTTACCAGCTAATAGGAGGGATTGCCAATGAAACCAAGTGA
- a CDS encoding sensor histidine kinase: protein MKPSDCLNILKESRFWILLFCISDAFFIFLAWVAYPETFRLLVGIMIAFSIASIILGMLYTWKRQENQDKIFYDFFREPSLEHESELIKTTGELHKEKVNYLADKLRMLNDQLDGARLQTIDYEEFIESWVHEIKTPISLATLVLENRKEEMSQLVYERLEHARISISDDVEQILFYARLQASHVDYRLESISIRHCCKDVMLELQALLDEKKVKVVSQVEDIPIVSDKKALQFILTQIFVNAVKYSNVEIDSFIWLKTGFDSLKNRYYLRIWDNGMGVLNSDLPFIFDKGFTGDSPSLKQSTGIGLYLVKKLCDELQIGIEVESEYGNGFVIQLLFPIIEDHK, encoded by the coding sequence ATGAAACCAAGTGATTGTCTAAATATTCTAAAGGAATCACGCTTTTGGATATTACTTTTTTGTATAAGTGATGCCTTTTTTATTTTTCTGGCATGGGTGGCATATCCAGAAACATTCAGGCTCCTAGTTGGTATCATGATTGCTTTTTCTATAGCCAGCATTATTTTAGGTATGCTGTATACTTGGAAAAGGCAGGAGAATCAAGACAAAATCTTCTATGACTTTTTTAGAGAGCCATCATTGGAACATGAGAGCGAATTAATAAAAACCACTGGTGAATTACATAAAGAAAAGGTAAATTATCTGGCTGATAAATTACGTATGCTAAATGACCAGTTAGATGGGGCAAGGCTGCAAACTATAGATTACGAAGAATTTATTGAAAGCTGGGTTCATGAGATAAAGACGCCTATTTCTCTGGCAACTTTAGTTTTGGAAAACCGTAAAGAAGAAATGTCTCAATTGGTATATGAAAGACTTGAGCATGCAAGAATCAGCATCAGTGATGATGTTGAGCAGATACTATTTTATGCAAGATTACAAGCATCCCATGTTGACTATCGATTAGAGAGTATTTCCATTAGACACTGCTGTAAAGATGTAATGCTGGAGCTTCAGGCATTGCTGGATGAAAAAAAGGTTAAAGTTGTTTCTCAGGTGGAAGATATACCAATCGTATCAGACAAGAAGGCTCTCCAGTTTATTCTTACACAAATATTTGTTAATGCAGTTAAATACTCTAATGTAGAAATTGATAGTTTTATCTGGCTGAAAACTGGTTTTGATAGTTTAAAGAATCGATATTATTTAAGGATATGGGATAATGGTATGGGGGTCCTTAATTCTGATCTTCCTTTCATTTTTGACAAGGGATTTACAGGAGACAGTCCCAGCTTAAAGCAGTCTACTGGTATAGGCTTGTATCTTGTAAAGAAGTTATGCGATGAACTGCAGATTGGAATAGAAGTTGAGTCTGAGTATGGGAATGGATTTGTAATTCAGTTGCTATTTCCAATAATTGAGGATCATAAATAG
- a CDS encoding sigma-54-dependent transcriptional regulator — protein sequence MTNKEKVSSKLKELCIKIDGAKEYGITSSDIAKDLGLQRNLVSHLLNGMNREGKAIKINKRPVYFMDSEVYESRKSELNLISVYLNDSKTTNTNTLKDPFKELIGSNGSLKYVVQQCKAAVAYPPNGLPFLLVGESGVGKSFLAQLVFDYARYSGSIKENAPFIIFNCAEYANNPELFSAILFGASKGSYTGADKDREGLIEKADGGYLFLDEIHRLPPEGQEKLFLFLDKGIFRRIGETEKSREANVRMIFATTEDPESQFLQTFLRRIPLIVKIPTFQDRPLKEKLELIKSFYKKEAVNINKDILVSSQVISILINNNSYGNIGKLTNAIKLSCASALNSYTDKSKPVKIKINNLPKEFINKDDSIILNKINTGDMILSCTGKDDIIDESNNSNKIVDLTNRIVSLIKDLKGGKKSSEDFMAEGTVILNDLIDDIIFKREDEDSRTIIFNSIEKITENTLAFMHSNFGMNYFGNSAEVLAHILTHFIERYDENYISDFQESVEYLSKLYSKEYKATIRIIENIENNLDLQVSKAAIIYVLIYIKSNNKESNPNQINAVIITHGYSTASSIAGVVNRMLERYIFEPFDMPLESSVLEVSNKLKDYVKTIDISKGLLILVDMGSLENIYTNLEDELYGDIAIIDNVSTGLALDVGTKIFKCEPLEQIAREAAENNISRYNFIPSRKRREDVIITTCVTGVGTAAKLKELLNSCFKNEKIKVIAYDFDRLKDNGCEDFIFKQYDVRLIIGTDNPKIDSIPYISLEDLIMSKGNEVLANTLSGLVDEKIIEKINRETVKLFTLENVLNYLTILNPDKIIDQVEQALITLERGIGFKFQNDLKISLYIHISCMIERLVIKDPIMTYKDTTELEQCHVHFINLVKDAFSVIEQFYKVEIPISEIGFIYDSIKNKTEDFQL from the coding sequence ATGACAAATAAAGAAAAGGTTAGTTCAAAATTAAAAGAGCTTTGCATTAAAATAGATGGTGCAAAAGAATATGGTATAACATCATCGGATATTGCTAAGGACCTTGGACTTCAAAGGAACCTGGTCAGCCATCTGCTTAATGGGATGAACAGAGAAGGTAAAGCCATTAAAATCAATAAACGGCCTGTATATTTTATGGATTCAGAAGTATATGAAAGCAGAAAGAGTGAACTTAATCTCATATCAGTATATTTAAATGACAGCAAAACAACTAATACTAATACTCTTAAGGATCCTTTTAAAGAATTAATAGGATCAAATGGCAGCCTAAAATATGTTGTGCAGCAATGTAAAGCAGCAGTGGCATATCCTCCTAACGGACTACCATTTTTACTTGTGGGCGAATCCGGAGTTGGGAAAAGTTTTCTAGCTCAATTAGTATTTGATTATGCAAGGTATTCTGGTTCTATAAAAGAAAATGCTCCTTTTATAATATTTAATTGTGCTGAATATGCAAATAATCCAGAACTTTTTTCTGCTATATTGTTTGGAGCTTCCAAGGGATCTTATACTGGTGCAGATAAGGATAGAGAAGGCCTTATTGAAAAAGCAGATGGAGGTTATTTGTTTCTTGACGAAATTCATAGGCTGCCTCCAGAAGGACAGGAAAAACTTTTTCTATTCTTAGATAAAGGCATTTTTAGGAGAATAGGAGAGACTGAAAAAAGCAGAGAAGCAAATGTTAGGATGATTTTTGCAACAACAGAGGATCCGGAAAGCCAATTTCTTCAGACTTTTTTAAGAAGAATTCCACTAATAGTAAAGATTCCCACCTTTCAGGATAGACCATTAAAAGAGAAACTGGAGCTCATTAAGAGCTTTTATAAAAAGGAAGCTGTAAATATTAATAAAGATATATTGGTTAGCAGCCAAGTTATAAGCATTCTCATTAATAATAACAGCTATGGAAATATAGGAAAACTGACAAATGCCATAAAACTAAGCTGTGCCAGTGCCTTAAACAGTTATACTGATAAAAGTAAACCAGTTAAAATAAAGATAAATAATCTACCAAAGGAATTTATTAATAAAGATGATTCCATAATACTAAATAAAATTAATACAGGTGATATGATCTTAAGCTGTACTGGTAAAGATGACATTATTGATGAAAGCAATAATTCAAATAAGATAGTGGACCTGACAAATAGAATTGTAAGCTTGATTAAAGATTTAAAAGGCGGGAAAAAAAGCAGTGAAGATTTTATGGCAGAAGGCACTGTTATTTTAAATGATTTAATCGATGATATTATTTTTAAAAGGGAAGATGAGGATTCAAGGACTATAATTTTTAATTCTATCGAAAAGATTACAGAAAATACTTTAGCTTTCATGCACTCAAATTTTGGAATGAATTATTTTGGTAATAGTGCTGAAGTTCTTGCACATATTCTCACACACTTTATAGAAAGATATGATGAAAACTATATATCAGATTTTCAAGAGTCAGTTGAGTATTTAAGTAAGTTATATTCTAAGGAGTATAAGGCAACCATTAGAATAATTGAAAATATAGAAAATAATTTGGATTTACAGGTTAGCAAAGCTGCAATTATATATGTGCTGATTTATATAAAGTCTAATAACAAGGAATCAAACCCAAATCAAATAAATGCTGTAATAATTACCCATGGATATTCAACGGCAAGCAGCATTGCCGGAGTTGTAAACAGAATGCTTGAAAGATATATTTTTGAACCTTTTGATATGCCATTAGAAAGTTCTGTATTAGAAGTTTCTAACAAACTAAAAGATTATGTAAAAACAATTGATATATCAAAAGGATTGCTAATATTAGTAGACATGGGTTCCTTAGAAAATATATATACTAATTTGGAAGATGAGCTTTATGGTGATATTGCAATAATAGATAATGTTTCTACTGGTTTAGCATTGGATGTAGGCACCAAAATATTTAAGTGCGAACCCCTTGAACAGATTGCCAGGGAAGCTGCAGAAAATAATATAAGCAGATATAATTTTATACCTTCAAGGAAAAGAAGGGAAGATGTAATTATAACTACTTGTGTAACAGGTGTTGGAACTGCAGCAAAATTAAAGGAGTTATTAAACAGTTGTTTCAAAAATGAGAAAATTAAAGTTATAGCTTATGATTTTGATAGGTTAAAAGATAATGGATGCGAGGATTTTATATTTAAACAATATGATGTAAGACTTATTATTGGAACAGATAATCCTAAGATAGATTCTATTCCATATATTTCATTAGAGGATTTAATTATGAGTAAAGGAAATGAAGTTTTAGCCAATACTTTAAGCGGACTTGTAGATGAAAAAATAATAGAAAAAATTAATAGAGAGACAGTTAAGTTATTTACACTGGAAAATGTTTTAAATTATTTAACCATACTTAATCCAGATAAAATTATTGACCAGGTAGAGCAGGCACTAATTACCCTTGAGAGAGGGATAGGCTTTAAGTTTCAAAACGATCTTAAGATTAGTTTGTATATACACATAAGCTGCATGATAGAAAGATTAGTTATTAAAGATCCCATTATGACATATAAAGACACAACAGAACTTGAGCAGTGTCATGTACACTTTATAAATTTAGTAAAAGATGCATTTAGTGTAATAGAACAGTTTTATAAAGTGGAGATACCTATTTCAGAAATTGGATTTATTTATGACAGCATAAAGAATAAAACTGAGGATTTTCAGCTATAA
- the agaB gene encoding PTS galactosamine transporter subunit IIB — translation MEPNILLTRIDNRLVHGQVGVTWTTSLGANLLIVADDAAAKDPIQQQLMSMTAESSGVGIRFFTIEHTMEIIRKASPRQKIFIVCKTPKEVRRLVEGNVPLKKVNVGNMHFSEGKRALTKKVYVNDEDMENLKFIASKGIKVYIQDTPGDIKTNIE, via the coding sequence ATGGAACCAAATATTTTATTAACCAGAATTGATAATAGACTTGTTCATGGACAAGTAGGTGTTACCTGGACGACATCTTTAGGAGCTAATCTTCTTATAGTTGCAGATGATGCTGCTGCAAAGGATCCTATCCAACAGCAATTAATGTCTATGACTGCTGAATCATCAGGTGTTGGCATTAGATTCTTTACAATAGAACATACAATGGAGATAATTCGTAAAGCTTCACCCAGACAAAAGATTTTTATTGTTTGTAAAACACCAAAGGAAGTAAGAAGACTTGTAGAGGGTAACGTTCCTTTAAAAAAAGTAAACGTTGGAAATATGCATTTTTCAGAAGGTAAAAGAGCTTTAACTAAAAAGGTATATGTAAACGATGAAGATATGGAAAACTTAAAATTCATTGCATCTAAGGGTATTAAAGTATATATACAAGACACCCCTGGAGATATAAAAACAAATATTGAATAA
- the agaC gene encoding PTS galactosamine transporter subunit IIC, whose amino-acid sequence MHSITLMQGILLSVMAIIVGFDFWLEGLYIFRPIIVCTLAGLILGDLKLGLVAGGLTELAFTGLTPVGGTQPPNPILAGIMTTVIAYTTGSDVKATIGLALPFSFLMQYIILFYYSVFSVFMNKAEKYADEADTKSFAKLNIITTLIVGLTYGVVVFLCTYVAQAPMQSLVQSMPQWLKHGFEIAGGILPAVGFGLLLKVMLKIEYVPFLIIGFITASFLNFSNLLPVALIGAAFALYVYFNDKNTAETIKAESNNQGGEDYEDGI is encoded by the coding sequence ATGCACAGTATTACATTAATGCAAGGTATTTTACTGTCTGTAATGGCAATTATAGTTGGTTTTGACTTTTGGCTGGAAGGTCTTTATATTTTTAGACCAATAATAGTATGTACACTAGCTGGGCTTATTTTAGGAGATTTAAAACTTGGATTAGTAGCTGGAGGGCTTACAGAACTGGCATTTACAGGATTAACACCAGTGGGAGGAACACAGCCGCCTAACCCAATTTTGGCAGGCATAATGACAACTGTTATAGCATACACTACAGGCTCTGATGTAAAGGCTACAATAGGACTTGCACTGCCATTTAGTTTTTTAATGCAATATATAATATTATTTTACTACTCAGTATTCTCCGTATTTATGAATAAGGCAGAAAAATATGCAGATGAAGCTGATACAAAATCCTTTGCAAAATTAAATATAATTACAACTTTAATTGTTGGATTAACTTATGGAGTAGTTGTATTCTTATGCACATATGTAGCTCAGGCTCCAATGCAATCATTAGTTCAAAGTATGCCTCAATGGTTAAAACATGGATTTGAAATAGCCGGAGGAATTTTACCAGCAGTTGGATTTGGATTACTGCTAAAAGTAATGCTGAAAATAGAATATGTACCTTTTCTTATAATAGGATTTATAACAGCCTCATTCCTTAACTTCTCAAATTTATTACCAGTAGCTTTAATTGGTGCTGCATTTGCATTATATGTATACTTTAATGATAAAAATACAGCTGAAACTATTAAGGCTGAAAGCAATAATCAAGGAGGCGAAGATTATGAAGACGGAATCTAA
- the agaD gene encoding PTS galactosamine transporter subunit IID has protein sequence MKTESNNKMTKKDLRNLAFRSVLLQSGFNYERMQASGWTYAMLPFLKRIHKDDKKALSESMHDNLEFINTNPTLSGFLMGLIISLEENNEDRSVVKGLKVALFGPLAGIGDALLWFTLLPIVAGICSSFAIEGSVLGPILFFAVYVGVFLSRIIWTTAGYNLGVKAINILRENSKAISKAATILGVTVIGGLIASYVHIELVLKIPVSAGHVISLQKDFIDKILPNILPMAYTLLMFYLLKKKNINPTILILITFAAAILLSLLGVL, from the coding sequence ATGAAGACGGAATCTAATAACAAAATGACAAAAAAAGACTTAAGAAATTTAGCTTTCAGGTCAGTTCTTCTTCAATCAGGTTTTAACTATGAAAGAATGCAAGCTAGCGGCTGGACATATGCTATGCTGCCTTTTTTAAAGAGAATTCATAAAGATGATAAAAAAGCATTGTCAGAATCAATGCATGATAATCTGGAATTTATTAATACAAATCCTACATTATCTGGATTTTTGATGGGCTTAATAATATCACTTGAAGAAAATAATGAAGACAGAAGCGTTGTAAAAGGGTTAAAGGTAGCTTTATTTGGACCTTTAGCTGGAATAGGCGATGCTTTACTTTGGTTTACATTATTACCTATAGTTGCAGGCATTTGTTCATCCTTTGCAATTGAAGGAAGTGTATTAGGACCAATATTATTCTTTGCAGTTTATGTTGGTGTATTTCTTTCACGTATTATATGGACAACAGCAGGATACAATCTTGGTGTAAAAGCAATTAATATTTTAAGAGAAAATTCAAAGGCTATTTCAAAGGCAGCTACAATATTAGGAGTAACTGTTATAGGTGGATTAATAGCATCTTATGTTCACATAGAGCTTGTTCTTAAAATACCTGTAAGTGCAGGCCATGTAATTTCACTGCAGAAAGATTTTATAGATAAGATACTGCCTAATATACTGCCTATGGCATATACTTTATTAATGTTCTATCTATTAAAAAAGAAGAACATTAATCCAACAATATTAATACTAATAACCTTTGCCGCTGCTATTCTATTATCTTTATTGGGGGTTCTATAA
- a CDS encoding PTS fructose transporter subunit IIA, which translates to MMKTNIIITGHGNYATGIESSLKLLAGNSEGVEFIDFLEEDNDTSLKEKILKAVSKNSDSQFLFVCDMVGGTPFKVCAMIANSSDNMEVAAGCNVGAILEAVLIKDTMPLKNLADSIIDSTKKGVARFKKINVSKIDNNLDSEDGI; encoded by the coding sequence ATGATGAAAACCAATATAATAATAACCGGACACGGAAATTATGCAACAGGGATAGAAAGTTCATTGAAATTATTAGCAGGGAATAGTGAAGGTGTAGAATTTATCGATTTTCTTGAAGAAGATAATGACACTTCATTAAAAGAAAAAATCTTAAAAGCTGTTTCGAAAAATTCAGATTCACAATTTCTATTTGTATGTGATATGGTAGGCGGCACTCCATTTAAGGTATGTGCAATGATTGCCAATAGCTCAGATAATATGGAAGTTGCAGCTGGCTGTAATGTAGGGGCCATTTTAGAAGCAGTATTGATAAAAGATACAATGCCTCTAAAAAATCTTGCTGATTCAATCATAGATTCTACTAAGAAAGGGGTTGCCAGATTTAAGAAAATTAATGTAAGTAAAATTGATAATAATTTGGATTCGGAAGACGGTATTTAG
- a CDS encoding PTS sugar transporter subunit IIA codes for MVGIIAISHGNYVKELINSVELIYGKIDEIEAICLEKAESIESLNSKIELKIKGLDADEILILVDLLGGTPYNASSLWMKNPNINVVTGINMPMLLEILPHRNEGLMKVSKIAEESAKNGIINVGEKYKTLNKPKII; via the coding sequence ATGGTTGGAATAATAGCAATTTCTCATGGTAACTACGTAAAAGAACTAATAAATTCTGTAGAGTTAATATATGGGAAAATTGATGAAATTGAAGCTATTTGTCTCGAGAAAGCTGAAAGCATAGAAAGTTTAAATAGTAAGATAGAACTTAAGATTAAAGGGCTTGATGCAGATGAAATCTTAATATTGGTTGATTTGCTTGGAGGAACTCCATATAATGCAAGCAGCCTTTGGATGAAAAATCCGAATATCAATGTAGTTACCGGTATAAATATGCCTATGCTGCTAGAAATTCTTCCACATAGAAATGAGGGACTTATGAAAGTTTCGAAAATTGCCGAAGAATCAGCAAAAAATGGAATAATTAATGTTGGAGAAAAATATAAAACCTTAAACAAGCCAAAGATAATTTAA